The window CTGCCAGTGCCCATGTTACCTGGCTTGCGAAGATGGCGAGCAGCGCCGACGCGGTAACGAGATGACGGAACGATCTCCGTACCATTTCGAACCTCCTGAAGTTTTCAAAAAAAAGCGCGGACTCGGTAGTTTTACCGGCTGTCCAAGCAGGCTAGTTCGCACTTCCTTAAGGGCCTCCTTGGGTGGCCTTAGGCACTTCCTTGGGTGGCAGCGGCGGCCGCCTGCACGCCTGCGCGCACGTCAGGCGGAATCGCGCGGCGGTCTGCGCTCGCCTCGGCCGCCGCGGGCGCGTCGTGCACGCTCGCGATTGCCGCGATGGAATCGGCGATGGCGTCGATGCCATATCCGCCCTCCAACACGTAGGCGGCGGAGCCGCCGCAGTATTCGTCGGCGACGCGACGGATCGCCGCGGCGACCGGCGCCGCGGCCTCGACGCCGACGCCGAGGTCGCCGACGATATCTCCGGCGACGTAGTCGAAGCCGGCGCTCACGATGAGCGCGTCGGGCCGAACCGCTCGCGCGACGATCGGCAATATCGTCTCCCAAACGGCGACGAAGGCTTCGGTCGAGATGCCGCCGGCCGGGAGCGGAATG of the Candidatus Binatia bacterium genome contains:
- a CDS encoding histone deacetylase; translation: AIDADTILSPGSGAAALRAVGAVTAAIDLVMAGAARNAFCAVRPPGHHAEPDRGMGFCLFNNVAVAARAMLAGGADRVLIADFDYHHGNGTQAVAGSGISYISTHAFPAYPGTGTRSYRLGDDVVANIPLPAGGISTEAFVAVWETILPIVARAVRPDALIVSAGFDYVAGDIVGDLGVGVEAAAPVAAAIRRVADEYCGGSAAYVLEGGYGIDAIADSIAAIASVHDAPAAAEASADRRAIPPDVRAGVQAAAAATQGSA